TATTCTCTTCTTTACGCGGAATAAAAGTCAAAATAGCTTCTTCTAGTTTTAACGTAGATCGACTCGGCGCATCTGCAGGAAATTTTAAACGAGGGATTCCCATAAAATGGGAGGAATGATTATCCACATAAGAATATCCCACATAGCAGCAATTCGGTTTTACAAAAAAACAATGTAAAAATTGACCGCACTTTTGACTCGCCTTTGCCGAAAGCCAACCTTGTTTTTTCAATGCCTGACGTAAAGGCACGGTAAACTTACGACAAAAAGTGGAAAGCTCCTTTGCTTCATTTGTGTCTGCAGTTTCTACAAAAAGCTCGCTAGATTGAGCAAAATTAACTTGTTGTGATAATTCTTCAAATGCCGCCACGATGGGACTAATACGATCAGCGGGATCTAAATCTTCCAATAAATCGGAAATAACCATCATCTGACGAGCAAAAATCAAACGATTAAAAGGAATGTCTCGGGCAAGGCGATCTGCCTCATCAGGTTGATAACATTCAAAAATCACGTAGCCCGAATTATCTTGCACTCGAGCAAAACCAAATACACCTAAATGACTTGCTTGATCGGTAATCTCTGCGGCGACTTCTTTCTCAAAACCTGGGCGACAATATAATGCGAGTTTATTCATTTTCTTCTTGTTTAATTGAGTTAATAATCCACTGACGGAATGCTTGAATTTTTTGGTCATCAAGGCGATCAAGATGATTGACCACATAAAATGATTTTGGATCAGGCAAATTAGTCGGCAACACTGCTTGCAATGAGCCATTTTCAATTTCTTGCAAGGCTAATAAGCGATTAGCTAATACAATACCTTGCCCGTGAATAGCCGCCTGTAACGCCATAAATGTATGGCTAAATAACGGCCCTTGCTGAATATTTAAATCATCTAACTGTAAATGATTTGCCATCGCTTGCCAATTATCACAGGTATGAATGTGAATTAATGTGTGTTTTTTTAAATCTTCAGGCTGAATAATTGGATTTTCTGCTAGCAATTCAGGTGAGGCTAAAATCAATAAATTTTCTTCGCAAAGACGATCTACTTGAAGATTCTGCCAATTTCCCAAACCATAATAAATAGCAAGATCAATTTCTTTATTTAACAAACCTTCATCTTGATCCACGCCTGTTAAACGAACCTCAATTTGCGGATAAAGCTGATTAAATTCACTTAAATGTGGCACTAACCATTGGATACCAAAAGTTTGTGGCACGCTAATATTTAAATGCGGATCCGTTTTTAACGTTAATAATCGCTCTGTTGCTTCATTTAAGCGACGCAGAATTTTATTAATATCAACAAAATAAGCTTTACCAAGCTCCGTTAATTCTAAAGAACGATTCTTTCGCTTAAATAATTCAATCCCTAAAAATTCTTCTAATAATTTAATTTGATGACTAACCGCCGCCTGTGTAACACAAAGCTCATCTGCTGCTTTAGTAAAACTTAAATAACGAGCAGCCGACTCAAAAGATTTTAGTGAATTCAATGGTGGCAAACGTTTATACATATAGTATTTCCATTTATAAAATTTTCGTCTATAATGGACAAGATTTATTTCAAATTAGTTTTTCTAATACCTAAAATAAAAAAACGTCACTTGTCCTTTCCTACCCTTTTCCTTACAATACAACCATACTTAATGATTGGTAATTCCTTACTAGTTAATGAGTTTCAGACTTAAGTATGATGTTGTGTTTGCATATAGTTCGGGAAACCGAACTTGAGTAACAATTTGTTACTCATTTACTTCCTGTATATTATTAAACCGATTTGGTTAAACGCTGCTCTCATTGAGTGGCGTTTTTTTCATCCCGATTTTAGCATAACTATATTGTTATTTCCTGCCCTGTTTCCAAAATTTCATTATTCCTTTTTAGTTGGCTAAAAATTGCATCATTTCGAGAATTTATTATTTAAATCACTTCAGGAATGGTGTAGATTAAGCGAAATTTCATTCAAAAAATAATATTAAGGAAGTAAAATGAAAGACTTAGACTGGAATAACCTTGGTTTTAGTTATATTAAAACAGATTACCGCTTCATCGCTCACTGGAAAGATGGCAAATGGGACGAAGGAAAACTCACCACAGACAATACTTTACATATTCACGAAGGTTCTACCGCACTTCACTACGGCCAACAATGCTTTGAAGGCTTAAAAGCTTACCGTTGCAAAGATGGTTCAATCAACTTATTCCGCCCGCAAGCAAATGCAGAGCGTATGCAACGTACCGCAGACCGTCTTTTAATGCCACGCGTACCAACTGAATTATTCGTGCGTGCATGTAAAGAAGTGGTTAAAGCTAACCAAGATTGGTTGGGTCCTTACGGTTCTGGTGCAACCTTATACTTACGTCCATTCTTAATTGGCGTGGGCGAAAATATCGGCGTGAAAACGGCACCAGAGTTTATTTTCTCTGTTTTTTGTTGCCCAGTGGGTGCTTACTTCAAAGGTGGTTTGGCTCCATCAAACTTTATCACGACTGATTATGACCGTGCTGCACCAATGGGCACTGGTGGTGTGAAAGTGGGTGGGAACTACGCAGCAAGCTTACTTCCACACGAATTAGCCGCAGAACAAGGTACGCCAGAACGTAAATTTGCGGATGCAATCTATTTAGATCCAAAAACTCACACTAAAATTGAAGAAGTCGGTGCGGCAAACTTCTTTGGGATCACAAAAGACAATAAATTCATCACACCAAAATCAGAATCTATTTTACCAAGTATCACTAAATACTCTCTTTTACATATCGCAAAAGAGCGTTTAGGTATGGAAGCTATTGAAGGCGATGTGTATATCGATCAACTCGATCAATTCGTAGAAGCTGGTGCGTGCGGTACAGCGGCGGTGATTACTCCAGTGGGCGGCATTCAACACAACGGAAAATTCCACGTATTCTATTCAGAAACTGAAGTAGGCCCTGTTACCCGTCGTCTTTATGATGAATTAACAGGCATCCAATTCGGTGATATCGAAGCACCTGAAGGCTGGATTGTGAAAGTAGAATAATTTCTACCAATAGAAAAACGAAAGTGCGGTTAAAAATCAACCGCACTTTTTTATTGATTCAATCCCCATTGGCGAGAATCTTTATCAAATTTAACACCTGAATGCGAACCTTCTGCACCGTTAAAATACACATCCTTATTTGCGCAAGCTGAAATAATCAACGCGCCTGCGATAATCAACAACCATTTTTTCATAAGTAAACCTTTTTGCTAAATTAAAAACCTGCGAATTGTAGCACAACGACTTCACATCCAACGAAATATTTCACTTGTCTTGCTAAAATAGAACTTCCCCACTAGAATACCCCCCGTAGTTCGCAAACCTCCTACAATAAAAAACTAGGTAAAATATGAATATTTTCAATCCAAACCACGATCGTAAAGCGATTGTCATCTTTTCAGGTGGACAAGACTCCACGACTTGTTTATTCCAAGCTATTGCTGAATACGGCAAAGAAAACATAGAAGCCATTACCTTTCAATATGGGCAGCGTCATGCTATTGAATTAGAAAAGGCGCGCGCCATTGTGCAAGATCTCGGCATTAAACAAACCTTGATTGATACATCTGTTATGAAAGCTATCACACATAATGCATTAATGGATGAACAGGCGCATATTGAGCAAAAAGAGAATGAATTGCCAAACACTTTTGTTGATGGTCGCAATGCCCTATTTTTACTTTATGCAGCGATTTATGCGAAAGGCCAAGGCATTCAAGATATTATCACTGGCGTATGTGAAACAGATTTCAGCGGTTATCCAGATTGCCGAGATGTGTTTATCAAGTCAATGAATGTCACATTAAATTTAGCTATGGATTATCAATTCAATATCAAAACACCATTAATGTATCTCACTAAAGCCCAAACTTGGCAGCTTGCTGATGAATTAGGCGTATTAGATTATGTACAAAAACATACTCACACTTGCTATGAAGGCATCGAAGGTGGATGCGGAAAATGCCCAAGCTGTATTTTACGCAATAAAGGTCTAAAGAAATATTTGACTCAAAAAGGTAGAAAAAATGTTTAAAATTTCCAAAGAATTTAGCTTTGACATGGCACATTTATTAGATGGACATGATGGGAAATGTCAAAATTTACATGGACACACATATAAATTACAAGTTGAAATTTCGGGTGACTTATATGAATCAGGTGCAAAAAAAGCAATGGTCATTGATTTTTCAGATCTAAAGTCTATTGTGAAAAAAGTTATTTTAGATCCGATGGATCACGCCTTTATTTATGATCAAACCAATGAGCGAGAAAGCCAAATTGCCACTCTATTGCAAAAGTTAAACTCAAAAACTTTTGGTGTTCCCTTTAGAACTACGGCAGAAGAAATAGCTCGTTTTATTTTTAATCGTTTAAAACATGATGAACAACTGTCCATATCATCCATTCGTTTATGGGAAACCCCAGCTTCATTTTGCGAGTATCAGGAGTAAATGTTGATGGAAAAATATCATGATTTTGAACCGAACTTTAACATAGTCGAAATTTTTGAAAGTCTGCAAGGGGAGGGCTTCAATACGGGAATGCCAAGTGTTTTTGTACGATTTGGTAAATGCAATCTAGACTGTCCTTGGTGTGATACACCTTATAATAATTTTAAACGCTGGTCTGTATCACAAATTCTAGAAAAAGTGCGGTCATTTTCGTCAAAGAATATTATCATCACAGGTGGTGAGCCAACAATTGTACCAAAAATTGAATACTTACTTGAGCAATTTAAATCAGATGGCTATTTTCTTGCAATTGAAACCAATGGTCTAAAAGCAATTCCTGCACAAATAGATTATATTGCGACGAGTCCTAAGAGCCTTTATGCTCATAAGTATGAAAAGCGTTGCATTCCATTTGCAAATGAAGTACGTATTGTAATGGACAGTAATATGCCATCATTTTGTGAATTGATCGAGCAAAAAATAAAAGCAAAGAATTACTATCTTTCACCTTGTGAAATTGATGGAAAAATGAATTTACTTGAGACTATCACTTTACTTGGTCAATTGAATCAACGTTCAAATAAACCTAAATGGCAGCTAAGTTTACAAACACATAAATTGATTGGTATTGAGTAATAGAAGGAAATATTATTTTTTGATCAGTATATAATTTAGTATATGACGTTTTCTACTTTAGAGAGTGATCATAATGAAACTTGGATAGCACACTTCTCCCATTCCTTTGTGCTAACCATTTTTTGAAATTTTGTACCATATCTCACTCTTTCTTATTTGTATTAATTATGAATAACATTGAATTTGAGTAACTTTTTAACCTAAAACTTAATTCGGACAAAATCACCGACTATGCGTAAAATGGCGTGCAAGTAGA
The nucleotide sequence above comes from Haemophilus influenzae. Encoded proteins:
- the rlmM gene encoding 23S rRNA (cytidine(2498)-2'-O)-methyltransferase RlmM, giving the protein MNKLALYCRPGFEKEVAAEITDQASHLGVFGFARVQDNSGYVIFECYQPDEADRLARDIPFNRLIFARQMMVISDLLEDLDPADRISPIVAAFEELSQQVNFAQSSELFVETADTNEAKELSTFCRKFTVPLRQALKKQGWLSAKASQKCGQFLHCFFVKPNCCYVGYSYVDNHSSHFMGIPRLKFPADAPSRSTLKLEEAILTFIPRKEENKRLNENMIGVDLGACPGGWTYQLVKRGLFVYAVDHGKMAASLHDTGCIEHCAEDGFKFQPPKRKKVDWLVCDMVEQPSRISLLIGKWLLNGWCRETIFNLKLPMKKRYQEVILCLENLAVMLAEQNLNFDIQAKHLYHDREEITVHIALKP
- a CDS encoding transcriptional regulator GcvA; its protein translation is MYKRLPPLNSLKSFESAARYLSFTKAADELCVTQAAVSHQIKLLEEFLGIELFKRKNRSLELTELGKAYFVDINKILRRLNEATERLLTLKTDPHLNISVPQTFGIQWLVPHLSEFNQLYPQIEVRLTGVDQDEGLLNKEIDLAIYYGLGNWQNLQVDRLCEENLLILASPELLAENPIIQPEDLKKHTLIHIHTCDNWQAMANHLQLDDLNIQQGPLFSHTFMALQAAIHGQGIVLANRLLALQEIENGSLQAVLPTNLPDPKSFYVVNHLDRLDDQKIQAFRQWIINSIKQEENE
- the ilvE gene encoding branched-chain-amino-acid transaminase, whose product is MKDLDWNNLGFSYIKTDYRFIAHWKDGKWDEGKLTTDNTLHIHEGSTALHYGQQCFEGLKAYRCKDGSINLFRPQANAERMQRTADRLLMPRVPTELFVRACKEVVKANQDWLGPYGSGATLYLRPFLIGVGENIGVKTAPEFIFSVFCCPVGAYFKGGLAPSNFITTDYDRAAPMGTGGVKVGGNYAASLLPHELAAEQGTPERKFADAIYLDPKTHTKIEEVGAANFFGITKDNKFITPKSESILPSITKYSLLHIAKERLGMEAIEGDVYIDQLDQFVEAGACGTAAVITPVGGIQHNGKFHVFYSETEVGPVTRRLYDELTGIQFGDIEAPEGWIVKVE
- the queC gene encoding 7-cyano-7-deazaguanine synthase QueC; this translates as MNIFNPNHDRKAIVIFSGGQDSTTCLFQAIAEYGKENIEAITFQYGQRHAIELEKARAIVQDLGIKQTLIDTSVMKAITHNALMDEQAHIEQKENELPNTFVDGRNALFLLYAAIYAKGQGIQDIITGVCETDFSGYPDCRDVFIKSMNVTLNLAMDYQFNIKTPLMYLTKAQTWQLADELGVLDYVQKHTHTCYEGIEGGCGKCPSCILRNKGLKKYLTQKGRKNV
- the queD gene encoding 6-carboxytetrahydropterin synthase QueD, with the protein product MFKISKEFSFDMAHLLDGHDGKCQNLHGHTYKLQVEISGDLYESGAKKAMVIDFSDLKSIVKKVILDPMDHAFIYDQTNERESQIATLLQKLNSKTFGVPFRTTAEEIARFIFNRLKHDEQLSISSIRLWETPASFCEYQE
- a CDS encoding 7-carboxy-7-deazaguanine synthase QueE, which produces MLMEKYHDFEPNFNIVEIFESLQGEGFNTGMPSVFVRFGKCNLDCPWCDTPYNNFKRWSVSQILEKVRSFSSKNIIITGGEPTIVPKIEYLLEQFKSDGYFLAIETNGLKAIPAQIDYIATSPKSLYAHKYEKRCIPFANEVRIVMDSNMPSFCELIEQKIKAKNYYLSPCEIDGKMNLLETITLLGQLNQRSNKPKWQLSLQTHKLIGIE